In one window of Denticeps clupeoides chromosome 2, fDenClu1.1, whole genome shotgun sequence DNA:
- the LOC114774876 gene encoding uncharacterized protein LOC114774876 gives MYQWHANPYHHYGFHGSGLPLPRPYVSPYSYMQYPGYIVPHAPVHPLDYRRVFDPHLGPMAAYDVTLRQQHQHGTARKETACSGAQTDPSEALNKLIECLDKLRSSDVPSAERELDSGNASQSSGIFSPGEERKRAEPEDGSRGGEGQVCQGSPEAIFCDSGLAAYDGSLEKLGQTTEWLVDSDGEPPLDTSSLHEDEDELDLHQVCSTEGQIFRSEPQPVRNLEDDRTDSKALQDREEHLKQGSVAPSHPPSSQDGTSVMSQEASEQSGAASTSGDARHNEQSRVARLPCEKVLSAGVLQKGSPRRSPSVPPLLPLGQTYYSYCPPQLAHERISVLSPSLDELSSRDEMFSTDLEDLDLFPGHVYTEERLPEASSADSREALALQEEVCTVCHKRFTCAGCSLSVTKKAQRPKVHATGLYGYDDAGDSDEEVVEEKSREEHQSARGSMCDTPHRPGVKKPLMSRTSTGPPVRQQVQPKLKRLRARDGLGDLGQPEEQEVECPRHCCSEDHGKSHAQHRVGKDRAWREGMVCSHLEGRVRVQRGQPLPQRTGTPMSRSSFYLIQFSEQFCSLYLFFFLLLLS, from the exons ATGTACCAGTGGCACGCCAACCCGTACCACCACTATGGCTTCCATGGATCAG GTTTACCTTTGCCCCGCCCCTACGTGTCCCCCTACTCCTACATGCAGTACCCCGGGTACATAGTCCCTCATGCACCGGTGCATCCGCTGGACTACAGAAGAGTGTTCGATCCCCACTTGGGGCCCATGGCGGCGTACGACGTCACCCTGcgccagcagcaccagcacGGTACGGCGCGGAAGGAGACGGCGTGCTCCGGCGCGCAGACCGACCCCAGCGAGGCTCTGAACAAGCTGATCGAGTGTCTGGACAAGCTGCGCTCCAGCGACGTCCCCAGCGCGGAGAGGGAGCTGGACTCGGGAAACGCCTCTCAGAGCTCGGGGATCTTCTCGCCGGGAGAGGAGCGGAAGCGGGCGGAGCCGGAGGACGGTAGCCGGGGAGGGGAGGGTCAGGTCTGCCAGGGATCTCCTGAGGCCATTTTCTGCGACTCGGGCCTTGCAGCGTATGATGGGAGCCTTGAAAAGCTGGGCCAGACAACAGAGTGGCTGGTGGATTCTGATGGGGAGCCACCTCTGGACACCTCCTCGCTCCATGAGGACGAGGACGAGCTTgatcttcaccaggtttgctcTACAGAAGGTCAGATCTTTCGGTCCGAACCTCAGCCTGTAAGGAATCTTGAAGATGACCGGACCGACTCAAAGGCATTGCAGGACCGTGAGGAGCATCTCAAACAGGGTTCAGTTGCTCCATCTCATCCTCCTTCCAGCCAAGATGGAACAAGTGTGATGTCCCAGGAGGCCAGTGAGCAGTCAGGAGCAGCCAGCACATCTGGAGACGCGAGACACAACGAACAGTCCCGTGTCGCGAGGCTGCCTTGCGAGAAGGTGCTCTCTGCCGGTGTCCTTCAGAAAGGGAGTCCTCGCCGCTCTCCTTCGGTGCCTCCACTGCTTCCACTTGGACAGACCTACTACAGCTACTGTCCCCCTCAGTTGGCCCACGAGCGCATCAGCGTCCTCAGCCCCTCCCTGGACGAGCTGTCCTCGCGAGACGAGATGTTCTCCACTGACCTGGAGGACCTGGACCTGTTTCCTGGTCACGTGTACACAGAAGAGAGGCTCCCAGAAGCCTCCAGTGCTGACTCTCGTGAAGCGCTTGCTCTTCAGGAGGAGGTTTGTACAGTTTGTCACAAAAGGTTTACGTGTGCTGGATGTAGCCTGAGTGTCACCAAGAAGGCACAAAGGCCGAAGGTCCATGCCACCGGGCTCTACGGCTACGATGACGCCGGTGACTCTGACGAGGAGGTTGTGGAGGAGAAATCTAGAGAGGAGCACCAGTCAGCAAGAGGATCGATGTGTGATACGCCACACAGGCCGGGCGTCAAGAAGCCCCTGATGTCCAGAACGTCCACCGGCCCTCCTGTACGACAGCAGGTCCAACCAAAGCTGAAGAGGCTACGCGCCCGGGACGGGCTGGGTGACCTGGGACAGCCTGAGGAGCAGGAGGTGGAGTGTCCCAGACACTGCTGCTCTGAAGATCACGGGAAAAGCCACGCGCAGCACAGAGTGGGCAAGG ACAGGGCATGGAGAGAGGGCATGGTCTGCTCACACCTGGAGGGCCGAGTTCGAGTCCAGAGAGGCCAACCATTACCCCAGAGGACAGGTACTCCAATGTCACGTTCTTCTTTTTATCTAATCCAGTTTAGTGAACAGTTttgttcactttatttatttttctttttgctgctcttatcttga